The sequence below is a genomic window from Myotis daubentonii chromosome 14, mMyoDau2.1, whole genome shotgun sequence.
GGTGATTGCGGGAGGCCCcggatctgggggtggggggtggggggaaggtgtcTTGGCTCTAGTTAGTCGCTTCCAGGAGGCTCACCCTAGTCTTGTGCAAGCAACTGTAAACATCTGGGGAGGAGTACAGACttaggaggggctgggggaactGGGTCACCACGCAGGATTCTCGGACACTTTCCACTATAGTTGGGCCCTGCCGGAGCGAGTCCCCCTTCTCAGCCCAGGCAGGAGGtgtcccagcccaggctgggtTCTGGGCTCCTTCCAGCCGaccctccccaggctccccagccaCGTGTCGGGGAGCCGGAGCAGAGACAAACAGGGCCCAAGCTGATTCCTGGGAGCCATGGAAACAGTCCGCCCTCCGTTATAAGGAATTAAACCAAGGACACGAGTGAAGGGTCCCTCAGCAAGTGACACACAGGCACTGCTCTCGCAGCCTTTGGCTGCCCTGTGGCCCTGGCCTTGTTGCGACATCACCGCTGACTCCTGTCCGGCTCCTGTTATGGCCCAGAGGTGGGGGGAGCTCTACACGAGGTGGGGGTCttcagcccccctccccgccctcagcTGAGTTCATGGAGGCTGAGGAgcctagggctggggctccctCGTTTGGGCCtgacagccctgcctgcccccctcctctTCCGTCTGCGGAGCCTGCACCTCTCCCCAACTGGGCTAGCGGCCAGTGGACCAGGGAGCACCCAGCAAGGCCTGGCGGTGCCTGGCTCTAGGCAGCCTCGCCTACAGCCCTGCCCACAGGCTGGCCGGCCCCCGGGAGGTGTGTGAACCAGCTGGCACCATGTTTGTCCAGTGACTGGGCAGGCACCCTCCAGGGCAACCCCCCTGCTCACGGGGCTGGCCTCGGGAAGCCGGGGGCTCGGCGCTGCTGgctgccctccctggccccaggagcCACGGGCCACCAGACCGGCCTGGGGATCCAGAGCTGAGGCGTGGGGAGCCAAGCAAGCAGGCAGGGGTGTGGCCCCACTGGAGTAGGGCCTCTTCCCACCCCCCGGCCCCACCCGCCCCTGAGTCATGCTGGAAACACCGAACTGACTTCCGGTGAGGAACGGGCCTCCCGTTTCCTTCCTCAGTGCGGACAGAGTCCCCGTCCTCACCCACCAGCCGCAGACCCAGCTCTGCACCTGCTcgtgcccacccccccacccccccatcagtGCTGAGGTCTGATGACTGGGTTCCGCATCCTTGGTCTGATGGAGACTTCAGGGGCTCCAGCCTTGAGCGCCCCCGAAGCTAGCCGGGTCCCAGGCAGCTAGGACGACCGAGCCCTTGCCTGCACTTTGCACTCAGCAAACACCTTGCATTCACACCCTGGCTCCCTGGTTTCCCAGAAGCCTCTGcaaccctgccctgagtgcaGGCCCAAACGCCCTCGTTAAGAGCAGGGAGATGTTAGCGCCTCCGGCCCCTGGGACCGCGCTTGGCACCCGGGCCTTCTGACCCTGGCTTGTCTGAAAGAGGCACAGGTAGCGCTGAAAGTGGGGGAAGCCCCCTGGAGTCTCGGGGAGAAGGACCATGTGGCCACCTGTGCGGACAAGTTAACCCAGAGTTCAGCGCCCTCAGCTGGTGGAGAAACCCCTAAGAGGGGCCGGGCTTGCTGAAgtgcaaggcagaggcagcagggggcaggagaggacTCTGCTCAAGAGCTCAGGCTTCCCACCTGGCCCACCAGGGCCTTTAGGTCCAGCCTGTTTCCTTGTGTGTAAGGGTGGAGAGAGAATGGGGTTGGGTCTGTAGGTCTCAGTACTCACTGTCTGAATGGACATGATGGGGGAGGGCCAGGCATAGGGGGAGCTGGCCTTGCTGCCTCTGAGAGCTCCCCCGGggtggcagtgtgtgtgtgggggggggaggttggggcagggggaggttggggcgggggagggggcggagtgGCGGGCCTGGGTCTCCTCCAGGCAGGCCAGGTGACAGCCCGAGCTCGGGCTGCTGTGGCCCCTGACAGGCACTGTGTGGGGTGAGCCCTGACGCCTTCCCCGGTTCCCCCAGCCGGACCCCACGGCGCCCAGCTCCAACGGCAGCTGCTACCACTTCCCTCTGCTGGTCAGCAGCAGCATCCCCCGGGTGGACCTGTTCAACGGGCTGCTAGGCCCGACGCAGATCACCGCGCTGCACGTGACGAACCTGGACAACGTCACCGTGGCCCACATGGGCACGAGCGATGGGCGCGTCCTGCAGGTGGGCCCCCGTCTCCACAGCCCGTGCCCTGcgtcctcctccccatccccatgcTGCTCACAGCGGTCCTGCCCCAGGTGGAGCTGGCCCGGTCTCTCGGCTACTTGCTGTATGTCTCCAACTTCTCgctgagcagcagcaggcagcccgTGCAGCGGCATGTCAGTTGCCTTGGGAACCACCTGCTCTTTGCCTCTGGGGACAAGGtaaggtgggcaggggcaggggcaggggcagggcccggcTCGAGAGAGGCACTAACACCCAGGTCTCGCCACGCTGCTCTACAATGGGACCAGGGGCTCCCAACCTCCTCCCGTCGCCCCAAGCCACCTTTCTGCCACCCCAAGGTCTTCCAGGTGCCCATCAGAGGCCCCGGCTGCCGCCACTTCCTCACCTGCGGGCGCTGTCTGCGGGCACAGCGTTTCATGGGCTGTGGCTGGTGTGGGAGCGTGTGTGGCCAGCAGAAGGAGTGTCCTGGCTCCTGGCAACAGGACCACTGCCCACCTGAGCTTATTGAGGTATGGCCTGCCTGGCCGGGCACAGGTGAGGGTGAGGCaagctgggcctggggtgggggcagcaggtcTTGACCATGACCTTCCTCGGGCCCGGGATGACCTTAAGGAAGGCATTCTGGTGGCACGTGCAGATCTGGAGGCAGAAAAGTGATCGGGGACTAGCCATGACTTAGAACGAATGGAGTGGGCCAGGCGAGGGGTGCggcagggaagttgggggcaagcagccGGGGCTGAGGGCCTGGCCCACAGAGGCTGTCTGCTCCCCCTCCAGTTCTATCCTCACAGCGGACCCCTCCGGGGCAGCACCAGGCTGACCCTGTGTGGCTCCAACTTCTACCTGTACCCTGACGGTCTGGTGCCTGAGGGCACCCACCAGGTCACCGTGGGCCAAAGTCCCTGCCGACTGCTGCCCAAGGACAGCTCAGACCCCAGGTACCACGGCCCCCCGCCCTTCCTCTCCTCAGGGGGCAACCCAGCGGCCCCTCCCCTTGAGCCCTAGCCTTTGCCTGTGGGGCAGGGCGGTCGAGGCAAGCTGCGTGTGCCCTGGCGTCACGGAGCGGGCAAGGCTGGCCCCCCGCCAGGTCCTCCTGCCCTGGAGCCGGCGGTGGGCATGCAGCCCGGCCCGTGTGACCTCTGGCTGACCTTGAGCTCCGGGGGCTCTAGCCCCATGTCCTGGAAGGGCTTCATAGAGGAGCTTGCGTGTGAGCTGCTGCCcccgggcaggcaggcagctgggccTGCCAACGTGAGCCTCACCGTGACCAACATGCCGCGGGGCAAGCACTTCCAGGTCGACGGCGCCTCCGCGCTGCCTGGCTTCTCTTTCATGGTGAGGCCGGGTCTTGTCTGTGCCCTTGGCCgctgggcagggaagggctgggagTGGAGGGTCTCCGGCCCAAGCTAAGCTGCCGCCACGCCCCCTCAGGAGCCGGTGCTGAAGAAAGTGCACCCCCTCTTTGGCCCGCAGGCCGGGGGCACCCGCCTCACCCTGACGGGCCAGGGCCTGTCCATAGGCACCAGCCGGGCCGTGCTGGTCAACGGGAGCGAGTGCCTGCTGGACGGGTGAGTGCCGGCGGCGGGGGGCGCGGAGGCCACCGGGCCTCAGGGCAGAGGGAGAGCGGCTCGGTCACAGGGTCAGGCCCAGAAGAGGTGGTTTGGGGATGGCAAGAGAGACCATCACCAAGTCCCCTGCCTCCAGCCAAGGCTGTGAGGAGCCTGCTCCCACCCTGTCTTCTTGGGGTCTGACTGGGACTGCCCGTCTTTAGACAGACCCGTGGAGTAGAGACCCCTGGAGAGTGGCCCTGACCCAGCCCCCCTGTCCTGCAGGGTCAGCGAGGGTCAGCTTGTATGCACCACGCCGCCTGGTGCCGCCCCGGCCAGCGTTCCCGTTCGCCTGCAGGTGGGGGGCGCCCCGGTGCCGGGCGCCTGGACCTTCCACTACCGGGAAGACCCCGTCGTGCTGGGCATCAGCCCCAGCTGTGGCTACAGGTAGatgccacctcctcccctctggtcTCCCAGGAACGAGGGAGCCGCCCTCAGAGCACCCCAAGCCCACGGGCCTGCTCTCCTCCTCAGTGGCTCCCACGTCACCATCCGTGGCCGGCATCTGACCGCAGTGTGGCGCCTGGCGCTGTCATTCCACGACGGGCTTACGGCCGTGGAAAACCTGGTGAGCGGGGCCGGCGGCTGCCACGTGGGCACtggccaggagggaggaaggcCAGCCCGtcccctgagccccagcccccccctccccccccgacgCTGGGCTGAGGAGGCTGGGATGGCCACGGGGGGATGCCTGCCTAACCACTCTCGCCTGGGCCCTGGCAGTGTGCGGGGCAGCTCCCGGAGAAGCAGTGGTGCCGCCTGCCCGAATACGTGGTCCGAGGCGCCCAGGGGTGGGTGACAGGGAACCTGAGTGCCCGGGGGGATGGAGCTGCTGGCTTCACACTGCCTGGCTTTCgcttcctgcccccgccccacccacccagcgCTGACCTGGCCCCACTGAAGCCGGAGGAGCATGCCCTTAAGTTCGAGGTGAGTGTGGGGGCGGAGGTGGTAGAGCGGAGGGTGGGGCTGAAGCCTGCCCCAGGGAGAGGGACCGGCCAGGCCTCACGCTGGCCAGGCCTCACGCTGTCTCCGCAGTACATTGGCCTCGGAGCCGTGGCCGACTGTGTGGATGTGAACGTCACCGTGGGTGGCCAGATCTGCCAGCACGAGCTCCGGGGCGATGTGGTcatctgccccctgccccccaccctgccgCTGGGCAAGGACGGCGCCCCCCTGGAGGTAGGCAGCTCGGCCGGCCCTTCGCCGCAGACGTGGCTGGGGTCTGCGGGCTGGGCCTGAACCGCCACCTCCCCCAGGTCTGCGTGGATGGCGAATGTCAGGTCCTGGGCAGAGTGGTGCGGCCAGGCCCAGGGGGGCCCCTCCAGAGGACGCTCCTGGGTGTCCTGCTGGCCCTGGTCCTGCTCGTGGCTCTTCTGGCCGTTGCCCTGGTCTTCAACTACCGGAGGAGGAAGCAGCTGGGTGAGCTCCCCACCCACGCCCGGGCGACTCAGCCGCCACCTCCACCATGGCATCCCCCAGCCCCGTCCCCTGTCTGCCCCGGCCGGGGTAGGGGTCGGCCTCCAGGAGCGGGGCGAGGCTGCCTACCAGGGCTCTTCTTCCACAGCCTTCTCTCCGAACCTGGACGACCTGGCATCTCTGGACCACAGCCCCGGAGGCCTGCCTCTGTCTCTGTTCCAGGCAGGCTCTGACTACAGACATGGCCCTGGTGAGACGGGGCCCTCCGCCGCCGGGGACAGCGCCCTGCCCCTCCTGTCCCTCCtgtccctcactccctctcctccGCAGCCTCTCCCGCCGGGGACAGTCTGGATGCCACCTGTCGGGGCCACAGAGCGTCCTTCTCAGACAGCGGGGACGGGTCCCGTGTCCCGCTGCTTCGGACCAAGTCCATCCAGCTTGGGGATCTGGACCCTGTGCTCCTGGCCGAGGTCAAGGATGTGCTGATTCCCCATGAGCGCGTCGTCACCCACAGCGACCGAGTCATTGGCAAAGGTGTGGGGCCAGGCCGGGGGGGCTGTGACGTGACACGGGCTCAGGGGACAGTTGGGCAGGACTGTCGCCTTCTCAccttcctgtgtgaccttgggcacaccaaggagcctctctgagcctccagctGCTCTTCTGTGGGGTCGGGATTCGTTTGTTCTCCGTGGGTTCTGGTGCAGCTCCTGCGGGCTGGGCGGCTGCAGGCTGTGCCGTGGTGCAGCTGCTGCTTGTGTTTAATGCCAGTCGGTGCTCTGGGGTCTGGTTGCCACGAGAGGGTGTGGTCTGGGCCCTGGGCGCTGGGCCCCTCTCACCACCTCCCCTCGCCAGGCCACTTCGGGGTTGTCTACCATGGAGAGTACATAGACGAGGCCCAGAATCGAATCCACTGTGCCATCAAGTCATTGAATCGTAAGTGGGGCAGAGGCTGGCGGTCCTGGTCCCTGCGGTTCCCCCCTCGCTGAGGGACCCCGAGCGGGAGACCCTTCCTCTCCTGTCCCCGTCGGCCTGACTCGCCGCCCCGCAGGCATCACGGAGGTGCAGGAGGTGGAGGCCTTCCTGCGCGAGGGGCTGCTCATGCGCGACCTGCACCACCCCCACGTGCTGGCCCTCGTGGGCATCGTGCTGCCGCCGGAGGGGCTGCCCCGCGTGCTGCTGCCCTACATGCGCCATGGAGACCTGCTCCAGTTCATCCGCTCGCCCCAGCGGGTCAGCGCTCCTGCGGCCCTGGGTCGGGAGGCCAGGCAGCAGCGGGGAGGGAGCCGTCCTGCCCTCGCCTCCTGACCCGCCTGTCCCCCCAGAACCCCACGGTGAAGGACCTCGTCAGCTtcggcctgcaggtggcccgcgGCATGGAGTACTTGGCAGAGCGGAAGTTCGTGCACAGGGACCTGGCTGCTCGGAACTGCATGTGAGGGGCTGGCGCCgcgggggtggggcgagggggcAGGTGCCGGGGCCACAGCTGCCCCAAAGGGGCCTCGGGGAAGGTTCCGCGCTCCAGCCCCTGCTGTGCGCCCCGGGCCTGTTGGCCTGGCTGCGGGCCTCAGTGGTCCTGTCTGCCCAGTTCAGGCTCAGAGGGGACCCTGGCTCTGAAACGCTGTGAGGACATGGAACAGGGGGGTtcggggccaggcgggggcagtTCTGAGTGCGacgcccctctcccaggctggatGAGTCTTTCACGGTCAAGGTGGCCGACTTCGGCCTGGCCCGCGGCGTCCTGGACAAGGAATACTACAGCGTGCAGCAGCACCGCCACGCTCGCCTGCCGGTCAAGTGGATGGCGCTGGAGAGCCTGCAGACCTACCGGTTCACCAGCAAGTCGGACGTGGTGAGGCCCCGGCCCCGCAGCCCGCGTGGCCTCTGTGTCCTGGGAGACACCCGGCCTTGCCCCTCCGGCTTCGATGGCGGCCGGGCCCAGGGACTCGC
It includes:
- the MST1R gene encoding macrophage-stimulating protein receptor isoform X1; its protein translation is MELRPPPSTSLSLSLLLLLLPLLLPAGPAAGGSWQCPRIPYAASRDFDVEYSVPRFSAGGPVQALATYEGGEDGSAVFVATRNRLHMLGPDLQPLESLATGPAGDPGCQTCAACGPGPHGPPGDTDAKVLVLDPVLPALISCGSSLHGRCFQLELEPGETAPRLAPPACLFAAERNRPADCPDCVASPLGTVATVVEQGRASYLYAASSLDAEVAARFSPRSVSIRRFRADASGFAPNFEALSVLPAYLASYRIEYVHSFHAGDFVYFLTVQRPSVSAAPGVLHTRLARLSAVQTDVGNYRELVLDCRFEPKRRRRGAAEGGQPYPVLRAAHTAPVSGRLAGELSVSEGQAVLFGAFGAGRGGGGRAGPSSVVCAFPIQLVDALIEEGVERCCEARSPQGLRRGLDFFQAPILCPNPPDPTAPSSNGSCYHFPLLVSSSIPRVDLFNGLLGPTQITALHVTNLDNVTVAHMGTSDGRVLQVELARSLGYLLYVSNFSLSSSRQPVQRHVSCLGNHLLFASGDKVFQVPIRGPGCRHFLTCGRCLRAQRFMGCGWCGSVCGQQKECPGSWQQDHCPPELIEFYPHSGPLRGSTRLTLCGSNFYLYPDGLVPEGTHQVTVGQSPCRLLPKDSSDPSPMSWKGFIEELACELLPPGRQAAGPANVSLTVTNMPRGKHFQVDGASALPGFSFMAGGTRLTLTGQGLSIGTSRAVLVNGSECLLDGVSEGQLVCTTPPGAAPASVPVRLQVGGAPVPGAWTFHYREDPVVLGISPSCGYSGSHVTIRGRHLTAVWRLALSFHDGLTAVENLCAGQLPEKQWCRLPEYVVRGAQGWVTGNLSARGDGAAGFTLPGFRFLPPPHPPSADLAPLKPEEHALKFEYIGLGAVADCVDVNVTVGGQICQHELRGDVVICPLPPTLPLGKDGAPLEVCVDGECQVLGRVVRPGPGGPLQRTLLGVLLALVLLVALLAVALVFNYRRRKQLAFSPNLDDLASLDHSPGGLPLSLFQAGSDYRHGPASPAGDSLDATCRGHRASFSDSGDGSRVPLLRTKSIQLGDLDPVLLAEVKDVLIPHERVVTHSDRVIGKGHFGVVYHGEYIDEAQNRIHCAIKSLNRITEVQEVEAFLREGLLMRDLHHPHVLALVGIVLPPEGLPRVLLPYMRHGDLLQFIRSPQRNPTVKDLVSFGLQVARGMEYLAERKFVHRDLAARNCMLDESFTVKVADFGLARGVLDKEYYSVQQHRHARLPVKWMALESLQTYRFTSKSDVWSFGVLLWELLTRGAPPYPHIDPFDLTHFLAQGRRLPQPEYCPDALYTVMQRCWAADPAARPTFGTLVGEVEQVAAALHGDHYVQLTVAYVNLGLAASNEPMSPELPLSPRVHGSTSRPRPLSEPPRPT
- the MST1R gene encoding macrophage-stimulating protein receptor isoform X2 → MELRPPPSTSLSLSLLLLLLPLLLPAGPAAGGSWQCPRIPYAASRDFDVEYSVPRFSAGGPVQALATYEGGEDGSAVFVATRNRLHMLGPDLQPLESLATGPAGDPGCQTCAACGPGPHGPPGDTDAKVLVLDPVLPALISCGSSLHGRCFQLELEPGETAPRLAPPACLFAAERNRPADCPDCVASPLGTVATVVEQGRASYLYAASSLDAEVAARFSPRSVSIRRFRADASGFAPNFEALSVLPAYLASYRIEYVHSFHAGDFVYFLTVQRPSVSAAPGVLHTRLARLSAVQTDVGNYRELVLDCRFEPKRRRRGAAEGGQPYPVLRAAHTAPVSGRLAGELSVSEGQAVLFGAFGAGRGGGGRAGPSSVVCAFPIQLVDALIEEGVERCCEARSPQGLRRGLDFFQAPILCPNPPDPTAPSSNGSCYHFPLLVSSSIPRVDLFNGLLGPTQITALHVTNLDNVTVAHMGTSDGRVLQVELARSLGYLLYVSNFSLSSSRQPVQRHVSCLGNHLLFASGDKVFQVPIRGPGCRHFLTCGRCLRAQRFMGCGWCGSVCGQQKECPGSWQQDHCPPELIEFYPHSGPLRGSTRLTLCGSNFYLYPDGLVPEGTHQVTVGQSPCRLLPKDSSDPSPMSWKGFIEELACELLPPGRQAAGPANVSLTVTNMPRGKHFQVDGASALPGFSFMEPVLKKVHPLFGPQAGGTRLTLTGQGLSIGTSRAVLVNGSECLLDGVSEGQLVCTTPPGAAPASVPVRLQVGGAPVPGAWTFHYREDPVVLGISPSCGYSGSHVTIRGRHLTAVWRLALSFHDGLTAVENLCAGQLPEKQWCRLPEYVVRGAQGWVTGNLSARGDGAAGFTLPGFRFLPPPHPPSADLAPLKPEEHALKFEYIGLGAVADCVDVNVTVGGQICQHELRGDVVICPLPPTLPLGKDGAPLEVCVDGECQVLGRVVRPGPGGPLQRTLLGVLLALVLLVALLAVALVFNYRRRKQLASPAGDSLDATCRGHRASFSDSGDGSRVPLLRTKSIQLGDLDPVLLAEVKDVLIPHERVVTHSDRVIGKGHFGVVYHGEYIDEAQNRIHCAIKSLNRITEVQEVEAFLREGLLMRDLHHPHVLALVGIVLPPEGLPRVLLPYMRHGDLLQFIRSPQRNPTVKDLVSFGLQVARGMEYLAERKFVHRDLAARNCMLDESFTVKVADFGLARGVLDKEYYSVQQHRHARLPVKWMALESLQTYRFTSKSDVWSFGVLLWELLTRGAPPYPHIDPFDLTHFLAQGRRLPQPEYCPDALYTVMQRCWAADPAARPTFGTLVGEVEQVAAALHGDHYVQLTVAYVNLGLAASNEPMSPELPLSPRVHGSTSRPRPLSEPPRPT
- the MST1R gene encoding macrophage-stimulating protein receptor isoform X3, which codes for MELRPPPSTSLSLSLLLLLLPLLLPAGPAAGGSWQCPRIPYAASRDFDVEYSVPRFSAGGPVQALATYEGGEDGSAVFVATRNRLHMLGPDLQPLESLATGPAGDPGCQTCAACGPGPHGPPGDTDAKVLVLDPVLPALISCGSSLHGRCFQLELEPGETAPRLAPPACLFAAERNRPADCPDCVASPLGTVATVVEQGRASYLYAASSLDAEVAARFSPRSVSIRRFRADASGFAPNFEALSVLPAYLASYRIEYVHSFHAGDFVYFLTVQRPSVSAAPGVLHTRLARLSAVQTDVGNYRELVLDCRFEPKRRRRGAAEGGQPYPVLRAAHTAPVSGRLAGELSVSEGQAVLFGAFGAGRGGGGRAGPSSVVCAFPIQLVDALIEEGVERCCEARSPQGLRRGLDFFQAPILCPNPPDPTAPSSNGSCYHFPLLVSSSIPRVDLFNGLLGPTQITALHVTNLDNVTVAHMGTSDGRVLQVELARSLGYLLYVSNFSLSSSRQPVQRHVSCLGNHLLFASGDKVFQVPIRGPGCRHFLTCGRCLRAQRFMGCGWCGSVCGQQKECPGSWQQDHCPPELIEFYPHSGPLRGSTRLTLCGSNFYLYPDGLVPEGTHQVTVGQSPCRLLPKDSSDPSPMSWKGFIEELACELLPPGRQAAGPANVSLTVTNMPRGKHFQVDGASALPGFSFMEPVLKKVHPLFGPQAGGTRLTLTGQGLSIGTSRAVLVNGSECLLDGVSEGQLVCTTPPGAAPASVPVRLQVGGAPVPGAWTFHYREDPVVLGISPSCGYSGSHVTIRGRHLTAVWRLALSFHDGLTAVENLYIGLGAVADCVDVNVTVGGQICQHELRGDVVICPLPPTLPLGKDGAPLEVCVDGECQVLGRVVRPGPGGPLQRTLLGVLLALVLLVALLAVALVFNYRRRKQLAFSPNLDDLASLDHSPGGLPLSLFQAGSDYRHGPASPAGDSLDATCRGHRASFSDSGDGSRVPLLRTKSIQLGDLDPVLLAEVKDVLIPHERVVTHSDRVIGKGHFGVVYHGEYIDEAQNRIHCAIKSLNRITEVQEVEAFLREGLLMRDLHHPHVLALVGIVLPPEGLPRVLLPYMRHGDLLQFIRSPQRNPTVKDLVSFGLQVARGMEYLAERKFVHRDLAARNCMLDESFTVKVADFGLARGVLDKEYYSVQQHRHARLPVKWMALESLQTYRFTSKSDVWSFGVLLWELLTRGAPPYPHIDPFDLTHFLAQGRRLPQPEYCPDALYTVMQRCWAADPAARPTFGTLVGEVEQVAAALHGDHYVQLTVAYVNLGLAASNEPMSPELPLSPRVHGSTSRPRPLSEPPRPT